One Nostoc punctiforme PCC 73102 DNA window includes the following coding sequences:
- a CDS encoding fasciclin domain-containing protein: MKTNNSKFLTTLAGIAGFTSLSLLITLPSEAKEVLNPNPSIFNEAPYNKGQRLQVNAQYTPTEAASETQKGNTKRKQVAQKGSVTNPRPSIFNEPPYNRGGSATPIEPKPATPGTTPGTQPGEKPTTTPPGPGASDNQGKNLLALAESNASFTTLTKALKAAGLTGALQGKDNLTIFAPTDAAFAKLPADALQELLNPANKEVLLKILTYHVVPGKVLSTDLKSGEVKSLEGGAINVKVDPSTGVTVNDAKVTQPDITASNGVIHAIDQVILPPDL, translated from the coding sequence ATGAAGACAAATAACAGCAAATTTCTGACCACGTTGGCAGGCATAGCAGGATTCACTAGTTTAAGCCTTCTCATTACTTTACCATCTGAAGCCAAAGAGGTATTAAATCCTAACCCCAGTATTTTCAACGAAGCCCCCTATAACAAGGGTCAACGCCTTCAAGTAAACGCTCAATACACACCTACTGAGGCTGCTTCCGAAACACAAAAGGGCAATACCAAGCGCAAACAAGTAGCGCAGAAAGGTAGTGTAACAAATCCCAGACCCAGTATTTTCAACGAGCCTCCTTATAACCGTGGTGGTAGCGCTACACCTATTGAACCAAAACCCGCCACACCAGGTACTACCCCGGGAACTCAACCCGGAGAGAAACCTACTACAACTCCACCAGGCCCAGGGGCAAGTGACAATCAAGGCAAAAACCTATTAGCGTTGGCAGAGTCAAACGCTTCTTTTACAACCTTAACCAAGGCTTTGAAAGCAGCAGGGTTGACTGGAGCTTTGCAAGGCAAAGATAACTTAACTATTTTTGCACCCACTGATGCCGCTTTTGCTAAGTTGCCAGCAGATGCTTTGCAAGAATTGTTAAACCCAGCTAACAAGGAAGTATTGCTCAAGATTTTAACTTACCATGTAGTACCTGGTAAGGTGTTGTCCACTGATTTAAAATCTGGTGAAGTTAAAAGCCTTGAAGGTGGCGCAATCAACGTTAAGGTTGATCCTTCCACTGGTGTAACTGTCAATGATGCTAAGGTTACACAACCAGATATCACAGCCAGTAACGGTGTGATCCACGCAATCGATCAGGTAATTTTGCCTCCTGACTTGTAG
- a CDS encoding polysaccharide deacetylase family protein has product MEDNKSFFGVQKILIALLVLSTTTMMFIKSRSSEAQSTENINVNNLPAKVGAQQQIEELKATMLKIWQQQAQIKGLSYGVPPSFQGAIVGAAKLTPQQKVIALTFDDGPWPESTAQVLDILKQNQIKGTFFVIGQNVKNYPGLLKREIAEGHVIGNHTWHHWYQFLNPQAAAYEIDHTADQIYQVTGIKTNLFRPPGGIMHNGVADYAKNSKYAIILWSSDSVDYSRPAVPKLINNVFRRAKPGGIVLMHDGGGNRSKTVQALPEIIANFRKQGYSFVTIPELLEMQDQDQKLIANQKQNH; this is encoded by the coding sequence GTGGAGGACAATAAGTCATTTTTTGGTGTACAAAAAATATTAATAGCGTTGCTTGTCTTGAGTACCACCACGATGATGTTTATCAAGTCAAGATCATCTGAGGCCCAAAGTACAGAAAATATAAATGTAAACAATCTACCAGCCAAAGTTGGGGCCCAACAGCAGATTGAAGAATTAAAAGCAACGATGCTTAAAATTTGGCAGCAACAAGCACAAATAAAGGGCCTTTCCTATGGTGTGCCACCAAGCTTTCAAGGAGCAATAGTTGGTGCGGCAAAACTTACTCCCCAACAGAAAGTAATTGCTCTCACCTTTGATGATGGGCCATGGCCTGAAAGTACCGCCCAGGTACTAGATATTCTCAAACAAAATCAAATCAAAGGGACATTTTTTGTCATTGGGCAGAATGTAAAAAATTATCCAGGCTTACTGAAGCGAGAAATTGCTGAAGGTCACGTAATTGGTAATCATACTTGGCACCATTGGTATCAATTTTTGAATCCACAAGCAGCCGCTTATGAAATTGACCACACAGCAGACCAGATTTATCAAGTGACAGGGATTAAAACGAATCTATTTCGACCACCAGGGGGAATCATGCACAATGGAGTGGCTGATTACGCTAAAAATAGCAAATATGCCATTATCCTTTGGTCATCTGACTCTGTAGATTACTCACGTCCTGCTGTACCAAAGTTAATTAATAATGTGTTCAGAAGAGCCAAGCCAGGTGGCATTGTGTTGATGCATGATGGTGGTGGTAATCGCTCTAAAACTGTACAAGCTTTACCAGAAATTATTGCCAACTTTCGGAAACAGGGCTATAGCTTTGTTACTATCCCTGAACTTTTAGAAATGCAAGATCAAGACCAAAAGCTGATTGCAAACCAAAAGCAAAACCATTAG
- the hemL gene encoding glutamate-1-semialdehyde 2,1-aminomutase: protein MVNTTIKTTKSQEVFAAAQNLMPGGVSSPVRAFKSVGGQPIVFDRVKGAYIWDVDGNQYIDYVGTWGPAICGHAHPEVIAALHEALEKGTSFGAPSTLENVLAEMVIDAVPSIEMVRFVNSGTEACMGVLRLMRAFTNRDKIIKFEGCYHGHADTFLVKAGSGVATLGLPDSPGVPKAATSTTLTAPYNDLESVKALFEENRDEIAGVILEPVVGNAGFIAPDAGFLEGLRELTHEYGALLVFDEVMTGFRIAYGGAQEKFGVTPDLTTLGKVIGGGLPVGAYGGRRDIMSMVAPAGPVYQAGTLSGNPLAMTAGIKTLELLQKPGTYDYLERITKKLADGLLQIAKETGHTACGGQISAMFGLFFTSGPVHNYEDAKKSDTAKFGRFHRGMLERGVYLAPSQFEAGFTSFAHTEEDIDQTLAIARDVMSSL, encoded by the coding sequence TTGGTAAATACCACAATTAAAACAACAAAATCACAAGAGGTCTTCGCCGCTGCTCAAAACCTCATGCCCGGAGGAGTCAGTTCTCCAGTTCGTGCCTTTAAATCTGTAGGTGGACAACCCATCGTTTTTGATCGTGTTAAAGGCGCATATATTTGGGATGTAGATGGCAACCAATATATAGACTATGTAGGTACTTGGGGCCCAGCTATTTGCGGTCATGCTCATCCAGAAGTCATTGCAGCGTTGCATGAAGCTTTAGAAAAAGGCACCAGTTTCGGCGCTCCTTCAACCCTAGAAAATGTTTTGGCAGAAATGGTCATTGATGCCGTTCCCAGCATCGAAATGGTCAGATTTGTTAACTCTGGAACTGAAGCCTGTATGGGAGTTTTGCGGCTGATGCGGGCTTTCACCAACCGAGACAAAATCATCAAGTTTGAAGGCTGTTACCACGGACACGCCGATACCTTTCTCGTGAAGGCAGGTTCTGGTGTTGCCACACTTGGCTTACCAGACTCACCAGGAGTTCCGAAAGCGGCAACTAGCACTACTCTAACCGCACCTTACAATGACCTAGAATCTGTCAAAGCCTTGTTTGAAGAAAACCGCGACGAGATTGCTGGCGTTATTCTTGAACCAGTTGTTGGTAATGCTGGATTTATTGCACCCGACGCAGGTTTCTTAGAAGGATTACGGGAACTCACTCACGAGTATGGAGCCTTATTGGTATTTGACGAAGTGATGACAGGCTTCCGCATTGCTTACGGTGGCGCTCAAGAAAAATTTGGCGTTACCCCCGATTTAACAACCTTGGGCAAAGTTATTGGTGGTGGTTTGCCAGTAGGAGCTTATGGCGGTCGCCGAGATATTATGTCAATGGTTGCCCCTGCTGGCCCCGTATATCAAGCTGGAACTCTTTCTGGTAATCCCTTGGCGATGACTGCTGGTATTAAGACTTTAGAATTGCTGCAAAAACCAGGTACTTACGATTATCTTGAGCGGATCACTAAAAAGCTAGCAGATGGTTTGCTGCAAATTGCTAAAGAAACTGGTCATACAGCTTGCGGCGGTCAAATCAGCGCGATGTTTGGTTTATTCTTTACCTCTGGCCCAGTTCATAACTACGAAGATGCGAAAAAGTCTGATACAGCCAAATTCGGACGCTTCCATCGGGGTATGTTAGAACGTGGTGTTTACCTAGCACCTTCTCAATTTGAAGCTGGGTTTACGTCTTTTGCTCACACTGAAGAAGACATTGATCAAACTTTAGCAATAGCACGGGATGTAATGTCTAGTCTGTAA
- a CDS encoding ChaB family protein, translating into MLYKSNKDLPLDIQTRLSEAYQDLYRAAFNSAIHWYGEASKAHKVALSAVKMQSAMEHNALV; encoded by the coding sequence ATGTTATACAAGTCCAACAAAGACTTGCCTCTAGATATTCAAACTCGATTATCTGAAGCATACCAGGATCTTTACCGAGCAGCTTTTAACTCGGCCATCCATTGGTATGGTGAGGCATCAAAAGCTCATAAAGTTGCTTTAAGTGCTGTAAAAATGCAGTCTGCAATGGAACACAATGCTCTTGTTTAG
- the hisIE gene encoding bifunctional phosphoribosyl-AMP cyclohydrolase/phosphoribosyl-ATP diphosphatase HisIE → MSSNDLRSLHYAIPVEKIRYDERGLVPAIVQDYLDGTVLMMAWMNQESLQKTLETEETWFWSRSRQELWHKGATSGHIQKVQSIRYDCDSDALLIGVEQLGDIACHTGERSCFHQIEGNIVSPPGDALSQLFQIICDRRDNPTESSYTCKLFAGGDNKILKKIGEETAEVVMAFKDDEADAIAGEVADLLYHTLVALAHHQVDLKSVYRKLQERRQ, encoded by the coding sequence ATGTCTTCTAACGATTTGCGATCGCTACATTACGCCATCCCTGTTGAAAAAATTCGCTACGATGAACGGGGTTTAGTGCCTGCAATTGTCCAAGATTATTTGGATGGTACTGTCCTAATGATGGCGTGGATGAATCAGGAGTCGTTACAAAAAACTTTAGAAACTGAAGAAACTTGGTTTTGGAGCCGTTCCCGGCAAGAATTATGGCACAAGGGTGCGACTTCTGGACATATTCAAAAAGTGCAAAGTATTCGTTATGACTGTGATAGTGATGCCTTGCTCATAGGTGTAGAGCAATTAGGAGACATTGCTTGCCATACTGGAGAACGCAGTTGCTTTCACCAAATAGAAGGGAATATTGTTTCACCACCAGGGGATGCGTTGTCGCAATTATTTCAAATAATATGCGATCGCCGCGACAATCCTACTGAAAGTTCTTATACCTGTAAGTTATTCGCAGGTGGCGATAACAAAATTTTGAAAAAGATCGGTGAGGAAACCGCCGAGGTGGTAATGGCTTTTAAGGATGATGAAGCAGATGCGATCGCAGGTGAAGTGGCTGATTTGCTATATCATACCTTGGTTGCCTTAGCTCATCATCAAGTTGATTTGAAATCTGTGTATCGTAAGTTGCAAGAACGTCGTCAATAG
- a CDS encoding MFS transporter, protein MTSKLMKLASQSQLSSWLPSIHPQVWIFAIGRFLSEVGTGCTLFYAPIFFVNEVGLSATSVGVALGSASISGIVGRIVGGSLADSEHWGRRRTLLLATAISAIASLVLAATNDFTILVIGSLISGLGIGFYWPAAEAVVADASQIDNRRETFAIARLADNLGLAIGIALAGFLIAVIGSYRWLFVIDAISFLMFFGVVYVGISKTEQQQMGESEKTAHFASWMAVLSVDAKQLVARHRRFLVYIAVNIFFTIYISQIHSTLPLYLKNFVVKSTTEGFAQTTISVLFAWHLVLAIIFQLPVTSFLKRCSHTLALTVSAILWGVGFGLIWVSGTAPSYNLAWVALALGVFAVAIVSYTPSAASLVTELAPENQRGVYFSVNAVCWAIGSFIGHPLGGWALDQPPIITNTFWLGFPLSVLIVVVILQYLNRILPE, encoded by the coding sequence ATGACATCTAAACTCATGAAATTAGCTTCTCAATCTCAGCTATCATCGTGGCTGCCCTCAATACATCCTCAAGTCTGGATTTTTGCAATAGGTAGATTTCTCTCGGAAGTTGGAACTGGCTGTACCCTGTTTTACGCCCCCATCTTTTTTGTGAATGAAGTTGGTTTATCTGCAACCAGTGTTGGGGTAGCCTTGGGTAGCGCCTCGATTTCCGGCATTGTAGGGAGGATTGTAGGTGGTTCTTTGGCTGATTCTGAACACTGGGGCCGTCGCCGCACTTTGTTGCTAGCGACGGCGATTTCAGCAATTGCTTCTTTGGTTTTAGCTGCAACCAATGATTTTACTATTTTGGTAATTGGTAGCTTGATTAGCGGTTTAGGTATAGGTTTCTATTGGCCGGCGGCTGAAGCTGTTGTTGCTGACGCTAGCCAGATTGACAATCGCCGCGAAACTTTTGCGATCGCACGACTGGCTGATAATCTTGGGTTAGCGATCGGAATTGCGCTTGCTGGGTTTTTAATAGCGGTAATTGGGAGTTATCGATGGCTATTTGTCATTGATGCCATCTCTTTTCTGATGTTTTTTGGGGTTGTCTATGTGGGAATTAGTAAAACCGAACAACAGCAAATGGGGGAATCTGAAAAGACGGCACATTTTGCTTCTTGGATGGCAGTATTAAGCGTAGATGCGAAGCAGCTTGTCGCCAGACATCGCCGTTTCCTGGTCTACATCGCAGTTAATATATTCTTTACAATCTATATTTCTCAAATCCATAGCACCCTTCCACTTTACTTGAAAAACTTTGTTGTCAAAAGTACTACCGAAGGATTTGCTCAAACTACTATTAGCGTTCTATTTGCTTGGCATCTGGTGCTAGCTATCATTTTTCAGTTGCCTGTCACCAGTTTCTTGAAGCGTTGTTCTCACACACTGGCACTCACTGTTTCCGCCATTCTTTGGGGAGTTGGTTTTGGACTCATTTGGGTAAGCGGTACTGCCCCATCTTATAATTTAGCTTGGGTAGCATTGGCATTGGGAGTATTTGCAGTTGCAATTGTTTCTTATACTCCATCTGCCGCCTCTTTAGTGACTGAGTTAGCCCCGGAAAATCAACGTGGCGTTTATTTCTCCGTCAATGCCGTGTGCTGGGCTATTGGGTCTTTTATTGGTCATCCTTTGGGTGGATGGGCATTAGATCAACCGCCAATTATTACCAATACTTTCTGGCTAGGATTCCCCTTGAGTGTGCTGATTGTGGTGGTGATTTTACAGTATCTCAATCGGATTTTGCCTGAGTAG
- a CDS encoding response regulator transcription factor: MAPAKILVVDDDPAVRNLIQRFLIKQNYQVEAAEDGKTALALFEQFNPDLVILDVNLPDVTGFNLCQEMQSRNGVFVLMLTSRADEADKIRGFAKGADDYLTKPFGLGELEVRVGAILRRQRVITTAEQKRLVFEKLMIDPVRREVALNNQAVPLTALEFDLLHFLASHPGRVWRRAELIQEVWDYEYVGDQRVVDVHIGQIRKKIEIDASQPALIQTVRGVGYKFESPAHPQHLEAKS, translated from the coding sequence ATGGCTCCTGCCAAGATTCTTGTAGTTGACGACGATCCTGCGGTTCGGAATTTAATCCAACGCTTTTTGATTAAACAGAACTATCAGGTGGAGGCTGCCGAAGATGGAAAGACAGCCTTAGCTCTATTTGAGCAATTTAACCCTGATTTGGTGATTCTAGACGTGAATCTACCAGATGTAACGGGGTTTAACCTTTGCCAAGAGATGCAAAGTCGTAATGGTGTTTTTGTTCTGATGTTGACTAGCCGTGCTGACGAAGCTGACAAAATTCGCGGCTTTGCCAAAGGTGCTGACGACTATCTCACCAAGCCTTTTGGGTTGGGAGAGCTAGAAGTCAGAGTCGGAGCGATTTTGAGACGGCAGCGAGTGATAACTACTGCCGAGCAGAAACGCTTGGTATTTGAAAAACTGATGATTGATCCGGTGCGACGGGAGGTAGCACTTAATAACCAAGCAGTACCCTTAACTGCGCTGGAATTTGACTTGTTGCATTTTTTAGCGAGTCATCCAGGTCGAGTTTGGCGACGGGCAGAACTAATCCAAGAGGTGTGGGACTATGAATATGTCGGCGACCAACGGGTTGTAGATGTACATATTGGTCAAATTCGCAAGAAGATTGAAATTGATGCTAGTCAGCCAGCATTAATTCAAACTGTACGTGGCGTAGGGTATAAGTTTGAATCTCCTGCTCACCCCCAACATTTGGAAGCCAAGTCCTGA
- a CDS encoding CPP1-like family protein: MSDQNPYEKLGVSEEASFDEIQDARNRLFEQHSGDAKHLEVIEAAYDAILMDRLRMRQEGKIKVPERIRFPELRVQSPPKESPTPRDQSPAWLQRMLDQPTPADILLPGAWFLGLSSISLFYPEGGEQVLQLALVVGVGTSIYFLNRKEGKFGRAVLFTLISLIIGLIAGGLVASWLLPQISSFTNLGTNQFSTVVTFILLWLVSSFLR; encoded by the coding sequence ATGAGCGATCAAAATCCCTACGAAAAACTTGGGGTATCAGAAGAGGCTAGCTTCGATGAAATTCAGGATGCTCGTAATCGCCTATTCGAGCAACATAGTGGCGATGCAAAGCATTTAGAAGTAATTGAAGCGGCTTACGATGCGATTTTAATGGATCGCTTACGGATGCGCCAGGAAGGTAAAATTAAAGTTCCTGAGCGCATCCGGTTTCCAGAGTTGCGAGTGCAATCACCTCCTAAAGAAAGTCCAACACCTCGTGATCAGTCACCTGCATGGCTGCAACGGATGCTGGATCAGCCAACACCTGCGGATATACTTTTACCAGGAGCTTGGTTTCTTGGTTTGAGTTCTATCAGCTTGTTTTATCCAGAGGGAGGCGAGCAGGTTTTGCAGTTAGCATTGGTGGTTGGGGTAGGCACCAGTATTTACTTCCTCAATCGCAAGGAAGGCAAATTTGGCCGAGCAGTTTTGTTTACCCTGATAAGTTTAATCATTGGCTTAATCGCTGGGGGACTAGTTGCTAGCTGGCTCTTACCACAAATATCATCATTCACCAATCTGGGAACGAATCAATTCTCTACTGTCGTAACGTTTATATTGTTGTGGTTGGTTAGTAGTTTTCTACGGTAA
- a CDS encoding HAD family hydrolase translates to MLRLITDFDGPIIDVSERYYRVYQFCLEKTRRPDQVVQELPKAEFWQLKRSRVPEKQIAFNSGLDEAQAQEFAQLRRQTVHTEAYFNYDTLAPGAVDALLKIQEAGIDLAVMTMRRVRELDYAFKKYDLGRFFPENRCYCLSNDYVKTRDIEDKPLLMARALKELPPAADTWMVGDTEADITAAKNYDIKVMAVESGIRDRTQLELYHPDLIVKDFSTAVDLVLKPKHLV, encoded by the coding sequence ATGCTAAGACTTATTACTGACTTCGACGGCCCAATTATTGATGTTTCCGAACGGTACTACCGTGTTTATCAATTCTGCTTAGAGAAAACTCGTCGCCCAGATCAAGTAGTGCAAGAACTTCCGAAAGCGGAATTTTGGCAGTTAAAGCGATCGCGCGTTCCCGAAAAACAAATTGCCTTCAATTCAGGGTTAGACGAAGCCCAAGCCCAAGAATTTGCCCAGTTGCGGCGGCAAACTGTGCATACAGAAGCTTATTTCAACTATGACACTCTCGCGCCTGGTGCTGTGGATGCACTGTTAAAAATTCAAGAAGCGGGAATTGATTTGGCAGTTATGACGATGCGCCGAGTTCGAGAACTAGATTATGCTTTTAAAAAATACGATTTAGGGAGATTTTTCCCAGAAAATCGTTGTTATTGCTTGAGTAACGACTACGTTAAAACTCGTGATATTGAAGATAAGCCCTTGTTAATGGCTAGGGCATTAAAAGAACTGCCCCCGGCTGCTGATACCTGGATGGTGGGAGATACGGAAGCCGATATCACCGCAGCTAAAAATTATGATATTAAGGTGATGGCTGTGGAATCTGGTATCCGCGATCGCACCCAATTGGAACTTTACCACCCCGACTTAATCGTTAAAGATTTCAGCACTGCTGTAGATTTAGTCTTAAAACCTAAACACCTTGTCTAG
- the hppD gene encoding 4-hydroxyphenylpyruvate dioxygenase — MKIDRVHFYVEDAKIWRDWFVHHLGFQSVADRNSSFHTCTEVVKSGAVCFFLSSPLLPTSPVAEFLRKYPPGVADVAFAVEDVEAAIAQAQKHGATILQPIQERQIGTAFLKCGKIAAWGGLTHTLIERSSVICPSSSVTNTNDKGQMTNDNTFTAIDHIVLNVAVGELDRAVAWYENILDFQPQQAFKIKTNRSALHSQVMVSHNGSVQLPINEPASKNSQIQEFLDVNRGPGIQHIALRTTNLVSAIAKFRASGLPLLSVPQTYYSQLKQRSGLTLSPLELEAIAQQEILVDWQEYTPVGTQQTAPLLLQIFTQPIFEQPTFFFEFIERRFQAQGFGEGNFRALFEAIESEQIKRGTLQ, encoded by the coding sequence ATGAAAATTGATCGCGTTCATTTCTATGTAGAAGATGCCAAAATTTGGCGGGATTGGTTTGTACACCATCTTGGTTTTCAATCAGTAGCCGATCGCAACAGTTCGTTTCACACTTGTACAGAAGTGGTGAAAAGTGGTGCTGTCTGCTTTTTTCTATCTTCACCACTGTTACCCACAAGTCCAGTAGCAGAGTTTTTGCGTAAATATCCACCTGGTGTGGCAGATGTCGCTTTTGCTGTGGAAGATGTAGAAGCTGCGATCGCACAAGCTCAAAAACATGGTGCTACAATCTTACAACCCATTCAGGAACGCCAGATAGGTACGGCATTTCTCAAGTGTGGCAAAATTGCCGCCTGGGGTGGACTTACTCATACATTAATAGAAAGGTCATCAGTGATTTGTCCGTCGTCATCTGTAACTAACACAAATGACAAAGGACAAATGACAAATGACAACACTTTTACCGCCATCGATCACATTGTGTTAAACGTGGCAGTTGGTGAATTGGATCGTGCTGTCGCTTGGTACGAAAATATCTTAGATTTTCAACCCCAGCAAGCATTTAAAATTAAAACCAATCGTTCTGCTTTACACAGCCAGGTGATGGTTTCGCATAACGGCAGCGTCCAACTGCCAATTAATGAACCAGCTTCCAAAAATTCCCAAATTCAGGAATTTTTAGATGTCAATCGGGGGCCAGGTATTCAACATATTGCCTTACGGACAACTAATCTGGTGAGTGCGATCGCTAAATTTCGTGCCAGTGGTTTACCTTTGCTCTCAGTTCCCCAAACCTACTATTCACAGCTAAAACAGCGTTCAGGACTCACGCTATCACCTCTAGAACTAGAAGCAATCGCTCAACAGGAAATTCTTGTGGACTGGCAAGAATATACTCCCGTAGGGACACAACAAACTGCACCCCTACTACTGCAAATTTTCACCCAGCCTATTTTTGAACAGCCGACATTTTTCTTTGAGTTTATTGAACGCCGTTTCCAAGCTCAAGGTTTTGGTGAAGGTAACTTTCGTGCCTTATTTGAAGCCATTGAAAGCGAACAAATCAAACGTGGTACCCTGCAATAA
- a CDS encoding SDR family oxidoreductase encodes MQDKVVVIVGATGGIGSALTHKLAPTGVRLVLAARDAARLTTLATDLPGEVLTVPTDITDPQQVDILIEKTIAKFGQIDILVNAAGIGILKPYNSLEPTDLDKMLDVNLKGSFYTTQAAAEEMQKRKSGHICNVVGILGKHSMGMAAAYSASKFGVVGFSKCMAEELKRFGIKFTLFYFGGVDSPFWDNVNLKVDRKKMLSPETAANAIFFALSAEPQAVPMEINIQPDSHLFF; translated from the coding sequence ATGCAGGATAAAGTTGTCGTTATTGTCGGTGCTACTGGTGGTATTGGTTCAGCTTTAACACATAAACTTGCGCCCACCGGAGTCAGGTTGGTGTTGGCTGCGAGGGATGCAGCTCGTTTAACAACACTGGCTACTGATTTACCAGGGGAAGTTTTGACCGTTCCCACTGATATTACTGACCCCCAACAAGTAGATATTTTGATAGAAAAGACCATCGCTAAGTTTGGTCAAATCGATATTTTAGTGAATGCAGCCGGTATAGGTATACTCAAGCCTTACAACAGCCTGGAACCTACTGATTTAGACAAGATGCTAGATGTCAACTTAAAAGGCAGCTTTTATACTACCCAGGCGGCTGCTGAAGAGATGCAAAAGCGCAAGTCTGGTCACATCTGTAATGTGGTAGGAATTCTCGGCAAGCATTCGATGGGGATGGCAGCAGCTTATTCTGCTTCTAAGTTTGGTGTTGTTGGTTTTAGCAAGTGCATGGCAGAGGAACTTAAGCGTTTTGGTATCAAGTTCACGCTATTCTACTTTGGTGGGGTAGATTCTCCTTTCTGGGATAATGTCAACCTAAAAGTAGACCGGAAAAAAATGCTCAGTCCTGAAACTGCTGCCAATGCTATTTTCTTTGCCCTTTCTGCCGAACCGCAAGCTGTGCCAATGGAAATTAATATTCAACCTGATAGTCATCTGTTCTTTTAA
- a CDS encoding transposase-like zinc-binding domain-containing protein, whose product MKCPRCESTSCRQNGCRNDKQNYLCKNCGQQFLEPVFPHSLKGELLANSNGQTKVSMAVTTEVFLVKNLPEEKIPEKNLNSFSFKLSEEVLQNILSSDCLESAAFSKFFLEIQQSNEIKSKLETGISLLLLDAENLKLDINSELFLASVCKYPLQVKMAFANWRNPSTGKQDIELYNRGYQLVHVPGGKDGADAKMIAFGACVLRSYPTVKEILVCSGDGILNHLCNELQNQGLIVYWVRRQGQNLHIENRNTGKLTDYSLPMATEVPSFEKVVDTIQDLIKTEQESINARLDSLVAVATSFQEKCEINIKHNPKQPEIEKLLPVLDSSVTECNQETKQDNFAKVPNKKVLDKILLKIIKDIQNKSPKTKLCVPKLGSELHKIAGESPNSIIKKLKLGSSFLKYLQSSPTFTLEASGKEYEVTALLRE is encoded by the coding sequence ATGAAATGTCCTCGGTGCGAATCTACTTCATGTCGTCAAAATGGTTGTCGGAATGACAAGCAGAATTACCTCTGCAAAAATTGTGGTCAACAATTCCTTGAGCCTGTATTTCCTCATTCCCTGAAAGGTGAGTTGCTTGCTAACAGCAACGGACAGACTAAAGTATCTATGGCTGTAACCACAGAAGTTTTTTTAGTCAAAAACTTACCAGAAGAAAAAATTCCAGAGAAAAATCTTAACTCTTTCAGTTTTAAATTATCTGAAGAAGTGCTACAAAATATATTATCATCTGATTGCCTAGAATCTGCTGCATTTAGTAAATTTTTTCTTGAAATTCAGCAATCAAACGAAATTAAATCTAAGTTAGAAACAGGAATATCTCTTCTACTTTTGGATGCAGAAAACCTAAAGTTAGATATTAATTCAGAATTATTTTTAGCTAGTGTCTGCAAGTATCCTCTCCAAGTTAAAATGGCATTTGCTAACTGGAGAAATCCAAGTACTGGAAAGCAAGATATTGAACTATATAACCGTGGTTATCAACTTGTCCATGTGCCTGGAGGTAAGGACGGTGCTGATGCAAAAATGATCGCATTTGGTGCTTGTGTCTTACGCTCTTATCCAACAGTTAAAGAAATCTTGGTTTGTTCTGGTGATGGAATTTTAAACCATCTTTGTAACGAACTCCAAAATCAAGGATTGATTGTCTATTGGGTACGTAGACAAGGACAAAATTTGCATATAGAAAACCGGAATACTGGCAAATTAACAGATTATTCTTTGCCAATGGCAACAGAAGTTCCATCTTTTGAAAAAGTGGTTGATACAATTCAAGATTTAATTAAAACGGAACAGGAATCAATCAATGCTCGATTAGACAGTTTAGTGGCTGTTGCAACTTCATTTCAAGAAAAATGCGAGATAAATATTAAACATAATCCAAAGCAGCCAGAAATTGAGAAACTACTCCCTGTTTTAGATAGCTCTGTTACAGAATGTAATCAAGAAACAAAACAAGATAATTTTGCGAAAGTCCCTAATAAAAAAGTATTAGATAAAATACTATTAAAAATTATTAAAGATATACAAAACAAGTCGCCTAAAACTAAATTATGTGTGCCTAAACTAGGTTCAGAATTACACAAAATAGCCGGAGAATCTCCTAATTCAATTATAAAAAAATTAAAGTTGGGTTCTAGTTTTCTTAAATATTTACAATCATCTCCCACATTTACATTAGAAGCGAGTGGCAAGGAATATGAGGTAACAGCACTATTGCGTGAGTAG